Proteins from one Pempheris klunzingeri isolate RE-2024b unplaced genomic scaffold, fPemKlu1.hap1 Scaffold_787, whole genome shotgun sequence genomic window:
- the LOC139225519 gene encoding nucleolysin TIAR-like, translating into MAYGGPIYSGSLTSDMGQPGCTLYIGNIHRSVDESVLLTILHQFFPGHVIQCKIFPDVNNSNDLYCFMTFTDVNVATSALSILNGRDVMGKKLKVNWASGNANQAKLPQITGTTHSIYIGDLPHECDDNMLAQAFRPFGDVLSSRVVRDPETGLSKGFGFIVYRHQYEAEDAIQKMHGGTISSKTVKVSWATRSKATASVPQLNYNDVYQQSSSSNTTLYAGNLPEGMTEQFLISFFEPYGAVIETKIFPDKHFAFVKMDSHEAAATSIVKCNGQPVDGCVMKVWWSRENPTLPTSMGSTLSNISSNIHQSNPSYIGSNMQNAYNMQPNTNTTAAPPVQSYYNYYSSALASNPHLQQQYSAYAAQYYSMYNANATAAAYGSYPYAICNNLLLIINKLIQLLLLLLLLIM; encoded by the exons ATGGCGTACGGTGGACCTATATATTCTGGCTCATTAACATCAGATATGGGACAACCTGGTTGTACTTT aTATATCGGAAATATACATAGATCTGTAGATGAATCTGTATTGTTAACAATATTACATCAGTTTTTTCCTGGACATGTTATCCAATGTAAGATATTTCCTGATGTG AATAATAGCAAtgatttatattgttttatgaCATTTACAGATGTAAATGTTGCGACTTCAGCTTTATCAATATTAAATGGTAGAGATGTAATGGGGAAG aaattaaaaGTTAATTGGGCATCTGGAAATGCAAATCAAGCAAAACTACCACAAATAACAGGGA cCACACATTCTATTTACATTGGTGATCTACCACACGAATGTGATGACAATATGCTTGCGCAAGCATTTAGACCATTTGGTGATGTGTT AAGTTCAAGAGTAGTACGAGATCCAGAAACTGGTCTTAGTAAGGGATTTGGATTTATAGTATATCGACATCAATAT GAAGCTGAAGATGCTATACAAAAAATGCATGGTGGTACTATTAGTTCAAAAACTGTTAAAGTAAGTTGGGCAACAAGATCTAAAGCAA CTGCTTCTGTACCACAACTAAATTATAATGATGTATATCAACAATCTAGTTCATCGAATACAACACTTTATGCTGGTAATCTTCCTGAAGGAATGACAg AACaatttcttatttcattttttgaacCTTATGGTGCTGTTATTGAAACTAAAATATTTCCTGAtaaacattttgcatttgtcAA aATGGACTCTCATGAAGCAGCTGCAACTTCTATTGTCAAATGTAATGGACAACCTGTTGATGGATGTGTAATGAAAGTTTGGTGGTCTCGTGAAAATCCTACATTGCCAACCTCCATGGGTTCTACACTTTCAAATATCTCCTCTAATATCCATCAATCTAATCCATCCTATATTGGATCTAATATGCAAAATGCTTACAACATGCAACCTAACACAAATACCACAGCTGCACCTCCAGTTCAATCATATTACAACTATTATAGTTCTGCTTTAGCATCAAATCCACACCTACAACAGCAATATAGTGCATATGCTGCGCAATATTATTCAATGTATAATGCTAACGCAACTGCCGCTGCTTATGGATCGTATCCCTATGCAATATGCAACAACCTATTGCTCATAATCAACAAGTTAATCcaactactgctgctacttCTGCTTCTCATAATG